The genomic window AGAATTAGATGAGGGAAAAAGAGCAGTTGGTACTAAAAATGTGACAGCTAATGAAGCTTTTTTAAATGGGCATTTTCCTGATTATCCAGTTATGCCAGGTGTGTTAATTGTAGAAGCTTTAGCTCAAGTAAGTGCAGTTGTAATGCTTACGAAAGAAGGAAATCAAGGGCGATTGGGGCTTTTAGCAGGAATAGATAAATGTCGTTTTAAACAGCTAGTAAGACCAGGAGATCAACTCCGTCTTGAAGTTGAAATCACTCGTTTAAAAGGTCCTATCGGGAAAGGAAAAGGTATCGCCACTGTTGATGGAGAATTAGTTTGCGAGACAGAACTAATATTTGCATTTGGTGATTAACCTACCGATTGAATCCAAAATAGTTAACTTTGGTTTTTCAACAAACGTGGACGTTTTTTGAAAAGAGTACATATTTTATATGCATTTTTCTAAGTCTTTTTTTAAAAGCCAAAAATCCCTGTTTATCGAACCAAAACAGGGATTTTTCTACTTACAATAATGATCGCTAGTTTCTTTAAGCACTACACTACGTTTAAAAAATAATAAAGTTGTTTAAAAAACGCCAGTCATGCAATTCAACGATCGGGCCATATTCTGGAGTAGAAAAGCAATTAGGTGGTTCATCTCGAAATGTATGTTATTCCATTGATATGAACGAAACTGTCAACCCACCACACACAAATGTTTTTAAATGGTGTTTGATTCAGCAATGAATAGAGTTATTCCTTGTTCAACTTACAAACCAAATATCCTTTCGGATTTAGCTTGTCAAGGGCGCACTTTCCCTTGATAAGCTAAATCCGAAATGGGTACAATCCTAAAAGTTGAATAAGGAAAACCTTAAAAACTTGGCACGAAGGCAAAAACGTTGACGGTGGTATACAAACTGATATGCGTGGGTTGGGTACCACATTTCACTACATCCGTCACGGAGCTGCCTCTGACTAAAGGCGCACGTTCGGTTCTTAGAACCTAGTGCATAATGGAACATGAGGGTTCTCCTTCCCGGGAGTTTGCCTTCGAGCCAAATCTTCAATTTTCAATCACAAAGATATTATTCGATAAAAAATTTATAACATAGTTTAATTTTTAATCTACTTAAGCAACATTCAAATCAATTACTTGCTTATCCTCAATGGCACAACCGATAGCCCAAATAAATCCAAGTAATTCTCTGGCAACAGCAACAACAGCTACTTTTCCGCCTTTTCCTTTAGCAGAGATGCGATGATATTTCATATGAAGACGGTGTTGAGCCTTCCAAGCAATACGTTTTGCCTCTGGATCTTGACCTTCTTGACGTTTAAGCAATTCTCCTTTAAGAGATGGCCGATGGCGATAAGACCAACAAACTTCTACTATTGAACGACGAATTTGGGAGTTTCCGGTTTTAGTAATTGAACCTTGCCAACGACTAGATCCACTCGAGTATTCTTTAGGGACGAGACCAGCATATGACATCAGTTGTCTTGGATTTGAAAAGCGAGAGAATTGTCCAATTTCAGCTACTAATGTAACAGCAGTTACTTCTGCGACTCCTCTTAATGTTTGGAGCGCTTGAATGACGGGAGCATGTTCACTTTGAATGGCTTCTTCATGTATTTGAGCTTCTAGTCGTTTCATACGCTCCTCAACTTCATAAATGGCATGGAGATATTCTTGAAAAACAATACGCTGAGAAGCTCTTTCAAATGTTAATCGTTTTAACCATTCACGATGTTTTACGGACCAATTTCGAACTCCTTGCGGAGGACGTATTTCATGGCGAAGTAAGAGGTGAACAAGTCTCTGGCGAGAACTTTGTAAATCCTCTCGAGCATCATGACGAGCACGGATTAAATCTCTCAATGCTTCATGATCTTCATCTGGAACCCATACAGAAGTAAGCTCTCCAGCACGAAGTAGCTGAGCTAATCTAGTAGAATCCCTTTTATCTGTTTTGACGCGATCGCCCGAACGCTTTGGGATAAGAGAGGGTGCAACAACCATACATTCAATGTCCATAGATAGAAGTAATCGATAAATTCCATACCCAGTAGGTCCTGCTTCATAACAAACAAGTAGATTTTCATGATTTCCTAACTTTTTCATTAGTTTGCGAATATCTTCTGGTTTATTTTGAATAGTTCCATGAAATCTAGGTTCACCACGGCCAGGGTCAGCAATCGCAACAGCAATAGTATCTTTAGATACGTCTAAACCAACAAATTTTTGAACATCCTTCATAATAACGGCTCCTTTTCGTGTGTAGCTCTACACTCGGTTTTTTATTTTGGTAGTAACATTATGACCAAGTGCAACCTACGTTAAGCGATGGGAGCCGTTTCGTTCATTATGACTAAAGTGCAGTTTAACGGAGTAAGCGGATTCAGAAGTTATTCCACATAAAGGCCATATTCTTGAATAAAAAAAGGAATTATTAGGAGGTAAATTTGAAATTAAAAAGGATGTTACTTAGTTCAGTTAATGGATGATGTTCAGTTGAACATTGATATGCATTTGACCCTTCATTAGAAGGGGTGTGGGCCACGAAAAAAATAATTTCGTCTAGAACGAGGTGTGGAAACCTTTCCACTATAAGTTTTAAAAAGATTTGCTATGTATGGAAATCTTTTTTTACTATATTGTAGTATTACTTAAACATTTCATTTTCTAAAATAATCACGTTTTCATTGAAAGGAGTTTTACCAACGTGTTTCGTGTTTTCAACTAACCGAAAAACATTATCACAGCATTGTTTGGCACCTTTTACTAATAACGGTACACCTATAAAATCAATTTTCAATCCTCTAGAGAAAAATCCCCCAAATGACATAACAATTGGAACAGTTGGTGATGTATTTGAGAAAACTATTTTTTCATTAATATGAAATTTATTTTGTAGTAGTAAAGTCAATTCTTTTAATGCTGGAACAACAAGCT from Bacillus sp. F19 includes these protein-coding regions:
- a CDS encoding DUF3189 family protein, with product MIYIYNDYGGTHTTALAAAYHLKQLPQSERTLTSEEILNVKYFNQLTKEDFGKLIFHGNDEDGNSVYTIGRKRDKLVVPALKELTLLLQNKFHINEKIVFSNTSPTVPIVMSFGGFFSRGLKIDFIGVPLLVKGAKQCCDNVFRLVENTKHVGKTPFNENVIILENEMFK
- a CDS encoding IS110 family transposase, with the protein product MKDVQKFVGLDVSKDTIAVAIADPGRGEPRFHGTIQNKPEDIRKLMKKLGNHENLLVCYEAGPTGYGIYRLLLSMDIECMVVAPSLIPKRSGDRVKTDKRDSTRLAQLLRAGELTSVWVPDEDHEALRDLIRARHDAREDLQSSRQRLVHLLLRHEIRPPQGVRNWSVKHREWLKRLTFERASQRIVFQEYLHAIYEVEERMKRLEAQIHEEAIQSEHAPVIQALQTLRGVAEVTAVTLVAEIGQFSRFSNPRQLMSYAGLVPKEYSSGSSRWQGSITKTGNSQIRRSIVEVCWSYRHRPSLKGELLKRQEGQDPEAKRIAWKAQHRLHMKYHRISAKGKGGKVAVVAVARELLGFIWAIGCAIEDKQVIDLNVA
- the fabZ gene encoding 3-hydroxyacyl-ACP dehydratase FabZ yields the protein MFDTQKIKDIIKHRYPFLLVDRILELDEGKRAVGTKNVTANEAFLNGHFPDYPVMPGVLIVEALAQVSAVVMLTKEGNQGRLGLLAGIDKCRFKQLVRPGDQLRLEVEITRLKGPIGKGKGIATVDGELVCETELIFAFGD